One stretch of Candidatus Nezhaarchaeales archaeon DNA includes these proteins:
- the fdhD gene encoding formate dehydrogenase accessory sulfurtransferase FdhD — protein sequence MTKPSLSVRVNKLNVKLGSVKQEVFEVAVEAPVSLSVNGKYLRTLVATPIMLTELALGHLYSEGIIDSLSDVKDVIVKELSVDVHLFKDVNTKILAALTTRVTTTACGSAETSFLSLLDRIKKPIVLSSLTVDPNIIPKAVLKLNEVGVLYKATKATHSAVILSTDGNLVAVAEDVGRHNAVDKAIGLTLLKKVNLSGCILVCSGRPTADMTLKAARAGIPVVLSLSLPTDLSIKIAEETGVTLASVRGRDLTIYAHPERLLKSLIRKPYDLSTNRC from the coding sequence TTGACGAAGCCTAGTTTAAGCGTTAGGGTTAATAAGCTAAACGTTAAGCTGGGAAGCGTTAAGCAAGAAGTATTTGAGGTAGCAGTTGAAGCACCCGTTTCCTTAAGCGTTAACGGTAAGTACCTAAGGACCTTGGTGGCTACCCCCATTATGCTTACTGAGCTAGCCCTAGGGCATTTATACAGCGAGGGGATAATAGACTCCTTAAGCGACGTGAAGGACGTAATCGTTAAGGAGTTAAGCGTCGACGTCCACCTGTTTAAAGACGTAAATACAAAGATTTTAGCAGCTCTTACAACGAGGGTTACGACAACCGCTTGCGGCTCGGCTGAAACCTCCTTTTTAAGCCTTTTGGATAGGATTAAAAAGCCCATCGTTCTATCAAGTCTCACCGTAGACCCTAACATAATACCTAAAGCGGTTTTAAAGCTTAACGAGGTCGGCGTCCTTTACAAGGCTACTAAAGCCACGCATTCAGCCGTAATACTTAGTACGGATGGTAACCTCGTAGCGGTAGCGGAGGACGTAGGAAGGCATAACGCGGTGGATAAAGCGATAGGCTTAACCCTTCTAAAAAAGGTTAACCTATCAGGATGTATATTAGTATGCTCCGGTAGGCCTACGGCGGACATGACGTTGAAAGCGGCTAGGGCTGGCATACCGGTCGTTCTATCCTTATCGTTACCGACAGATTTGAGTATTAAGATAGCTGAAGAAACAGGGGTTACATTGGCATCGGTTAGGGGGCGGGACTTAACCATTTACGCGCATCCTGAAAGGTTGCTTAAAAGCTTAATTCGTAAGCCATATGACCTAAGTACTAACCGGTGTTGA